DNA from Burkholderiales bacterium:
CGCCGAGCCACCGCCGAGCCGGCTGCGCCGTTATCCCCCCCTGGCGTGTCCTGTCTTTGCGTAATTTGGAATACTCCTGCTGACGTCGAGCACGAGCATGCCAGGCTCGCCGGTAAATAACAGATATTATGCGACAACGTCTGTAAGGAAAAGCCTTACGCGTCAGGAATCTCTGGAACAAAGTTCCACAGATTCCTTAACGTTCAGAAATCGCCCCAGAGCGCCTGCATCGCCGCGAGCGCGGCGAGCGCCGCAGTCTCGGTGCGCAACACGCGCGGCCCGAGGCGCACGCCCTGGAAGCCGGCGGCGCTCGCGTCTTCCTGCTCGCGCGGTGAGAGCCCGCCCTCGGGCCCGATGAAGAGCGCGATCGAGCGTTCGGGTCGTTGCAGGTCACGCAGGCTCGATGCCGCGTCGGGAGAGAGCGTCAGCTTCAGCGCATCCGGCGGCAATTGCGCGAGCCAGCCGGTCACGCTCGCCACCGGCGCGACCTCCGGCACCCGGTTGCGGCCCGACTGCTCGCACGCCGCGACCGCGATGCCCTGCCAGTGCGCCACGCGCTTGACCGCCCGCTCGCCGGAGAGACGTACGACGCTGCGCTCGGTGGCGAGCGGCTGTATCGCGGCCACCCCGAGCTCGACCGCTTTCTGCACGGTGTAGTCCATGCGCTCGCCGCTCGAGATGCCCTGGGCGAGCGTGACCGACAGCGGCGACTCGCGATCGACCTCGCGCGGATCGGCGACGCGCAGCGTCACCGCCGATTTGCCGATGCGCTCGATGGTGGCGGGATACTCCAGGCCCCTGCCGTCGAAGACGATGCACACGTCGCCCTCGCCGAGCCGCAGCACGTGGAGCAGATGGTGCGCGGCTTCGGCGGGCGCCTCGAAGATGCCGTGGGGCGGGATTTCGTCGGGAACGTAGACGCGGATGGTTCTGGCCATTGCGCCGCGATTATGCCGCACCCTTCGCTGGCTCCGGGCATCGCGCAGGACTAGAATTCGCAGTTTTCGCGGTTTGGGCGACAGCCTTGAAAATCGTCATCCTCGGCGCGGGCCAGGTCGGCTCTTCGGTCGCCGAAAACCTGGTCTCCGAACAGAACGACATCACCGTCGTCGACCTCTCGGGCGACCGGCTTAAGAAACTGCAGGACCGCTTCGACCTCAGGACTTTCGTCGGCAACGCCGCGCATCCGGCGGTGCTCGAGGAGGCCGGTGCGCGCGACGCCGACATGATCCTCGCGGTCACGCAGAGCGACGAGACCAACATGGTCGCGTGCAAGCTCGCGGCGACGATGTTCAACATCCCCACCAAGATCGCGCGCATCCGCTCGGCCGATTACCTGTCGCACCCCGAGATCTTCTCGCCCGAGAACTTCTCGGTCGATTCGGCGATCTGCCCCGAGCAGGTCCTGACCGATTACATCGCCAAGCTGCTCGAGTTTCCCGAAGCGCTGCAGGTGCTGGAGTTCGCCGACGGGCGCGTGAGCCTCGTCGCGGTGCGCGCGTTCCACGGCGGTCCCCTCGTCGGCCACGCGATCTCGCACCTGAAGAACCACATGCCGAACATCGACGCCCGAGTGGCGGCGATCTTCCGCCAGGAGGCGCCGATCATCCCGCAGGGCGACACCGTGGTCGAAGCCGGCGACGAAGTGTTCTTCCTCGCCGCGACGAAGAACATCCGCGGCATCCTGCGCGAGCTGCGGCGCATGGACAAGCCGGTGAAGCGGGTGATGATCGGCGGCGGCGGCAACATCGGTCGCAGGCTCGCCAAGCAGATCGAGAAGCGCTACGAGGTCAAGCTCATCGAGTTCAACAAGGCGAACGCCGAGAAGCTCGCCGCCGACCTCGACAGCACGCTGGTGCTCGCCGGCGACGTCTCCGACGAGGAGCTCCTGCACGAGGAGAACATCGGCGAGATGGACGTCTACTGCGCGCTCACCAACGACGACGAGAACAACATCATGAGCGCGCTGCTCGCCAAGCGCATGGGCGTGCGCAAGGTGATCGCGCTCATCAATCGCTCGAGCTACGTGAACCTCGTGCAGAGCGGCCAGATCGACATCGCCATCTCGCCCGCACAGACGACGATCGGCACGCTGCTCGCGCGCGTGCGGCGCGGCGACTGCGTGGCGGTGCACTCGCTGCGCCGGGGCGCGGCCGAGGCGCTCGAGCTCGTCGCGCACGGCGATGCCCGGTCCTCCAAGGTCGTCGGCCGCAAGATCGAGGAGCTCGACCTGCCCAAGGGCGCCACCATCGGCGCGATCGTCCGCCGCACCGCGAAGGAAGCGGCGCGCGGCGACAGCACGGGCGTGTGGGATTACCAGGTGATCATGGCGCACCACGACGTGGTGATCGAGCCCGACGACCACGTGATCGTCTTCGTGGTGAACAAGCGCAACGTGCCGAAGGTCGAGAAGCTCTTCCAGGTGAACGTGAGCTTCCTGTGACCCGCTAAATGTGGATCACCGCCAGCCTGCCGATCCTCGGCCTCGTCGCGATGGCGATGAGCCTGTCGTATCTGCTCCCGCTCGGGGTATCGCTGTGGACGGACGACGGCATCTCCGACGTCTTCGCGATCGCGCTCGCGGTGAACTTCGTGAGCGGCCTGATGCTCTGGTTCCCGACGCGCGGCACGCGGCGCGAGCTCCAGCTCAGGGAAGGCATCCTCTTCATCGCGCTGGTGTGGATCGGCGGCGCGCTGTTCGCGGCGCTTCCGCTCCTGATGGCGCTCGGCCTGACCTTCACCGATTCGTATTTCGAGGCGATGTCGGCGCTGACCGCGACCGGCGCGACGCTGATCGACGGCCTCGACGATCTCGCGCCTTCGCTCAACGTGTGGCGCGCCGAGCTGCAGTGGCTGGGCGGCATGGGCGTCATCGTGCTGGTGGTCGCGGTGCTGCCGATGATCGGCGTCGGCGGGCGCCAGATCACCAAAGCCGAGATTCCCGGCCCGATGAAGGACGACCAGCTCACGCCGCGCATGACGCAGACCGCGAAAGGTCTGTGGATCGTGTATTTCGCGCTGACGCTGGCGTGCCTGCTCGCCTACAAGATGGCCGGCATGGACTGGCTCGATGCGCTGATCCACAGCTTCACCACGCTCTCGCTCGGGGGCTTCTCTTCGCACGATGCGAGCATCGGCTTCTACGACTCGCTGCCGATCGAGATCGTGGCGATCGTCTTCATGACGCTCGCCGGCATCAACTTCGCGACCCACTTCCGCATCTGGCAGTCGCGCAGCTTCGCCGCGGCGAAGCTCGACACCGAGCTGCCCTATTATCTGCTCGTGCTCGTGCTCAGCGTCGCCGGCATCAGCTTCTTTCTGTGGAGCCGCGGCGTCTACGAAGACTTCGCGGACGCGCTGCGTTACGCCGCGTTCAACACGATCTCGGTCGCGACCAACACCGGCTACGCGACGGTCGATTACGCGCAGTGGCCGGTGTTCGCGCCGCTGTGGCTCATGTTCCTCGGCACGTTCGCGGCGTGCTCGGGCTCGGCCGGCGGCGGCATCAAGATGATCCGCGCGATCATCCTGTCGCGGCAGATGGCGCGCGAGCTCAACAAGCTCGCCCACCCCAACGCGATCTCGCCGCTGAAGATCCAGAACCGCGTGGTGCCGAACCAGGTGGTGTTCGCGGTGCTCGCGTTCTTCTTCGCATGGCTCGCCACGCTGGTCACCACGACGCTGGTGCTGACGCTGTCGGGGCTCGACCTGCTCACCGCGTTCTCCGCGGCCGTCGCCTCGCTCAACAACATCGGTCCCGGACTGCACGAAATCGGCCCGGCGGCGAACTTCTCGGTCCTTTCCGACTTCCAAACGTGGGTATGCTCGATCGCAATGTTGCTGGGGCGTCTGGAGCTGCTGACCGTGCTGGTCATATTCACCCCCGCTTTCTGGCGTAAGTAGCGCAGGCGCCCCGCCTGCCAAAGCAGGGTCCCTTTTTCTGCAGGCGATTGCGCCTGCGCTACACTTCCACCCCATGCAGAAGGTAAACCTGACTCACCACTTCCTGATCGCCATGCCCGCGATGGCGGACCCGCATTTCGCGAAGTCGCTGACGTTCGTGTGCGAGCACAACGACCAGGGCGCGCTGGGCATCGTGGTGAACCGGCCGATCGAGATGAACCTGCACTCGCTGCTCGAGCAGGTGAGCATCGCCCCCGATACCGACGCCTGGAAGTCGGTGGCGGTGCACTTCGGCGGACCGGTGCAGGTCGATCGCGGCTTCGTGCTGCACACCCCGGTCGGCGACTGGCAGTCGACGCTCAAGGTCTCCCCCGATCTCGGTCTCACGACGTCCAAGGACATCCTCGAAGCGGTCGCGCGCGGCCAGGGCCCGCGGCAGATCCTGGTGACGCTCGGTTACGCCGGCTGGGCGCCGGGACAGCTCGAGCACGAGCTCGCGCAGAACGCGTGGCTCACGGTGCAGGCCAAGCCCGAGGTGATCTTCGACCTGCCCGCCGACGAGCGCCTGCCCGCGGCGATGAACCTCCTCGGCGTCGACTACGCCAACCTTTCGGACGCCGCCGGGCACGCGTGACCGCCGTGAGCACCACCGTGCTCGTGTTCGCCCAGTGAGCACGACCGTGCTCGCGTTTGATTTCGGCGAGAAGCGCATCGGCGTCGCGGTCGGCGACCTCGGCTTGCGCATCGCTCATCCGCTCGCCACCGTCTGCGCCGAGGACAACACCACGCGCTTCGCCGAGATCGGCAGGCTCATCGACGAATGGAAGCCGTCGCGCCTGGTCGTCGGCCTTCCCATGCACCAGGACGGCACCGAGCACGAGGTGAGCCGCCTCGCCCGCCGCTTCGCGAACCGGCTCCATGGACGGTTCGGGATCGAGGTCACCCTGGTGGACGAACGGCTGACGTCCGCCGCCGCGGAGTCGCGCCTGAAGGAAGCGGGCGTGCACGGCGAGCGAATGAAAGCGACGCTCGATGCGGCCGCCGCGAGCGAGATCCTCGCCGCTTTTTTCGCGTCGGCGCCGACGTAGGTGTGGTACCCTTCGCGCACTTCGCGCGAATCAACCACCGTGCCCACCCCGCCTCCTGACGCCGAGCAGCTCCTTTCGGCGCTGATCCATAAAATGCAGCCCGATGTCGGGCCGGACACGGGCCTCATCGGCATCCACACCGGCGGCGTCTGGCTGGCCGAGCGCCTGCACGACGCGCTCGGCGTAAAAACCCCCCTCGCCACGCTCGACGTCTCGTTCTATCGCGACGATTACGAGAAGATCGGGCTGCATCGGAACGTGAAGCGCTCGAACATCCCGTTCGAAGTCGAAGGGCGCCCGCTCGTGCTCGTCGACGACGTGCTCTACACCGGCCGCACCATCCGCGCGGCGATGAACGAGCTCTTCGATTACGGCAGGCCCGCGAGCATACGGCTCGCAGCGCTCATCGACCGCGGCGGGCGCGAGCTGCCGATCGCCGCGCAATGGACCGCAGACACCCTCGACGTCCCCGAAGGCATGACGATCGAACTGAAACGCGACGAGCGCGGGCGCCTGACGCTCGCCTGGCACGAGAGAAGCGCACCGGATGTGGCTTGATCCGTCGAATCCGCAACTGAACAAGAACGGCGAGCTGCACCACCTCCTTTCCCTGGAGGGGCTGCCCGCCGCCATCCTGCGCCAGATCCTGGACACCGCCCAGTCGTTCGTGGGCGTGACGCAGCGCGAAGTGAAGAAGGTGCCGCTGCTGCGCGGCAAAGCGGTGTTCAATCTATTCTTCGAGCCTTCGACGCGCACGCGCACGACGTTCGAGATCGCGGCCAAGCGGCTCTCCGCCGACGTCATCAATCTCGCGATCAACATCTCGTCGCAAACCAAGGGCGAGACGGTCCTCGACACCGTGGCGAATCTCTCGGCGATGCAGGCCGACATGTTCATCGTGCGGCACGCGTCCAGCGGCGCGCCGTACCTGATCGCGAAGCACGTCGCGCCCGAGATCCACGTGATCAACGCCGGCGACGGCCGCCACGCGCACCCGACACAGGGGCTGCTCGACGTCTTCACGATCCGCCACTACAAGCGCGACTTCTCGAACCTGCGGGTCGCCATAGTCGGAGATATTCTCCATTCGCGCGTCGCACGGTCGCATATTCATGCGCTCGCGATCCTCGGCGTGCCGGAGATCCGGGTGATCGGTCCGAAGACGCTGCTGCCGACCAACGTCGAAGGCCTCGGCGTGCACGTCTATCACGACATGCGGCAGGGCCTGAAGGACGTCGACGTGGTGATGATGCTCAGGCTCCAGAACGAGCGCATGCAGGGCGCGCTGCTCGCGAGCGCGCAGGAGTTCTTCAAGTACTACGGCCTCACCGAGGAGAAGCTCGCGCTCGCCAAGCCCGACGCGATCGTGCTGCATCCCGGGCCCATGAACCGCGGCGTCGAGATCGATTCCAACGTCGCCGACGGCAAGCAGTCGGTGATCCTGCCGCAGGTCACGTTCGGCATCGCCATACGCATGGCGGTCATGAGCATCCTGGGCGGAAACTGACCGGCCCAAAATGCTCAGTGTTGAGTGTTAAGTGTTTAGTGTCGAGTTAACGTCAAAACCCCGTGAGTCACCGCCGATGCGCTTTTCACTAAACACTCAACACTCAACACTCGACACTGAATTTTCAGCATGAAAATTCATATCAAGGGCGGGCGGTTGATCGACCCCAAGCACGGCGTCGACGCCGCGCGCGACGTGTACATCACCGCGGGCAGGGTCGTCGGCATCGGCGAGCTGCCGAACGGCTGGAGCGCGAACCGCACGATCGACGCGACCGGCATGGTGGTCTGTCCCGGCCTGGTGGACCTCGCGGCGCGGCTGCGCGAGCCCGGCTTCGAATACAAGGCGACGCTCGATTCCGAGATGGAAGCCGCGGTCGCGGGCGGGGTGACGAGCCTCGCGTGCCCGCCCGACACCGATCCGCCGCTCGACGAGCCGGGCCTCGTCGAGATGCTCAAGTACCGCACGAAGTCTCTCAACGGCGCTCGCGTGTATCCCATCGGTGCGCTGACCGAGAGATTGCAGGGCAAACGTCTCACCGAGATGGCCGAGTTGCGCGACGCGGGCTGCGTCGCGTTCTCCCAGGCCGACGCACCCTTCGCCGACAACCAGGTGCTGTTCCTTGCGTTGCAGTACGCGTCGACTTTCGGGTTCGCGGTGTGGCTGCGCGCGCTGGACCAGGCGCTGGGGCGTAACGGCGTCGCGCACGACGGCCAGGTCGCCACGCGGCTCGGCCTGCCGGCGATTCCGGTGTGCGCCGAGACAGCTGCGCTCTCGATCATCCTCCTGCTCGCGCGCGAGACGGGAGCGCGGGTGCACCTCGCGCGCATCTCCAGCGCCGAAGGCGTCGACATGATCCGCCGCGCCAAGGCCGACGGCATCAAGGTCACGTGCGACGTAGCCGTGCATCACGCGCACCTCTCCGAGATGGACATCGGCTACTTCGACCCGAACTGCCGGGTGATGCCGCCTTTCCGCAGCCAGCGCGACCGCACCGCGCTGCGACTCGGTCTGGCCGACGGCACGATCGACGCGCTCTGCTCCGACCACACCCCGGTCGATGACGACGCGAAGCAGCTTCCTTTCGGCGAAGCCGAGCCGGGCGTGACCGGCCTCGAGCTCCTCCTGCCCCTGAGCCTCAAATGGGCTGCCGAAAGCGATCTCCCGCTGTCGACCGCGATCTCACGCATCACCTGCGACGCCGCCCGGGTGCTCGGTATCGACGCCGGCCATCTCGCGGTCGGCAGCGCCGCCGACGTCTGCATCTTCGATCCCGAGCGGCACTGGCGGGTCGAGCCGGCGGCGCTCAAAAGCCAGGGCAAGAACACCCCGTACCTCGGCTACGAGATGGTCGGCCGGGTCTGTTACACCCTCATCGACGGGCAGGTCGTCTTCGAGCCGGCCAATACGCGCCGTCACGCCAACGGCGACGCCGCCCGCCGGGTTTGACGTAAGCGCACACTAACGGCGATTGATGTAGTAAAATCAGTCGCTTAGTCCTGGCTCCCGCACAAACGGCGCGAGCCGCTTGAACCTCGCGGCGGCGGCCTCATATTTGCCTAGAAGCTGCACACCGCGCCGGCCTGCGGCCGCCGCCTCCGCCCATCCGCTCGAAGAACCCCGATGAACCCTTTACTCGATTTCTCCGGCCTGCCGCGCTTCGCGGATTTCAAGACCGAGCACGTCACCCCCGCCGTCGACACCCTCATCGCCGAGAACCGCGAGCTCACCGAGCGCATGGTCGCGTCGGACGTTCCCGCCACCTGGGACGATTTCGTCGAGCCGCTGGA
Protein-coding regions in this window:
- a CDS encoding 16S rRNA (uracil(1498)-N(3))-methyltransferase, giving the protein MARTIRVYVPDEIPPHGIFEAPAEAAHHLLHVLRLGEGDVCIVFDGRGLEYPATIERIGKSAVTLRVADPREVDRESPLSVTLAQGISSGERMDYTVQKAVELGVAAIQPLATERSVVRLSGERAVKRVAHWQGIAVAACEQSGRNRVPEVAPVASVTGWLAQLPPDALKLTLSPDAASSLRDLQRPERSIALFIGPEGGLSPREQEDASAAGFQGVRLGPRVLRTETAALAALAAMQALWGDF
- the trkA gene encoding Trk system potassium transporter TrkA, producing the protein MKIVILGAGQVGSSVAENLVSEQNDITVVDLSGDRLKKLQDRFDLRTFVGNAAHPAVLEEAGARDADMILAVTQSDETNMVACKLAATMFNIPTKIARIRSADYLSHPEIFSPENFSVDSAICPEQVLTDYIAKLLEFPEALQVLEFADGRVSLVAVRAFHGGPLVGHAISHLKNHMPNIDARVAAIFRQEAPIIPQGDTVVEAGDEVFFLAATKNIRGILRELRRMDKPVKRVMIGGGGNIGRRLAKQIEKRYEVKLIEFNKANAEKLAADLDSTLVLAGDVSDEELLHEENIGEMDVYCALTNDDENNIMSALLAKRMGVRKVIALINRSSYVNLVQSGQIDIAISPAQTTIGTLLARVRRGDCVAVHSLRRGAAEALELVAHGDARSSKVVGRKIEELDLPKGATIGAIVRRTAKEAARGDSTGVWDYQVIMAHHDVVIEPDDHVIVFVVNKRNVPKVEKLFQVNVSFL
- a CDS encoding potassium transporter TrkG, translating into MWITASLPILGLVAMAMSLSYLLPLGVSLWTDDGISDVFAIALAVNFVSGLMLWFPTRGTRRELQLREGILFIALVWIGGALFAALPLLMALGLTFTDSYFEAMSALTATGATLIDGLDDLAPSLNVWRAELQWLGGMGVIVLVVAVLPMIGVGGRQITKAEIPGPMKDDQLTPRMTQTAKGLWIVYFALTLACLLAYKMAGMDWLDALIHSFTTLSLGGFSSHDASIGFYDSLPIEIVAIVFMTLAGINFATHFRIWQSRSFAAAKLDTELPYYLLVLVLSVAGISFFLWSRGVYEDFADALRYAAFNTISVATNTGYATVDYAQWPVFAPLWLMFLGTFAACSGSAGGGIKMIRAIILSRQMARELNKLAHPNAISPLKIQNRVVPNQVVFAVLAFFFAWLATLVTTTLVLTLSGLDLLTAFSAAVASLNNIGPGLHEIGPAANFSVLSDFQTWVCSIAMLLGRLELLTVLVIFTPAFWRK
- a CDS encoding YqgE/AlgH family protein, whose protein sequence is MQKVNLTHHFLIAMPAMADPHFAKSLTFVCEHNDQGALGIVVNRPIEMNLHSLLEQVSIAPDTDAWKSVAVHFGGPVQVDRGFVLHTPVGDWQSTLKVSPDLGLTTSKDILEAVARGQGPRQILVTLGYAGWAPGQLEHELAQNAWLTVQAKPEVIFDLPADERLPAAMNLLGVDYANLSDAAGHA
- the ruvX gene encoding Holliday junction resolvase RuvX encodes the protein MLAFDFGEKRIGVAVGDLGLRIAHPLATVCAEDNTTRFAEIGRLIDEWKPSRLVVGLPMHQDGTEHEVSRLARRFANRLHGRFGIEVTLVDERLTSAAAESRLKEAGVHGERMKATLDAAAASEILAAFFASAPT
- the pyrR gene encoding bifunctional pyr operon transcriptional regulator/uracil phosphoribosyltransferase PyrR, which translates into the protein MQPDVGPDTGLIGIHTGGVWLAERLHDALGVKTPLATLDVSFYRDDYEKIGLHRNVKRSNIPFEVEGRPLVLVDDVLYTGRTIRAAMNELFDYGRPASIRLAALIDRGGRELPIAAQWTADTLDVPEGMTIELKRDERGRLTLAWHERSAPDVA
- a CDS encoding aspartate carbamoyltransferase catalytic subunit; this encodes MWLDPSNPQLNKNGELHHLLSLEGLPAAILRQILDTAQSFVGVTQREVKKVPLLRGKAVFNLFFEPSTRTRTTFEIAAKRLSADVINLAINISSQTKGETVLDTVANLSAMQADMFIVRHASSGAPYLIAKHVAPEIHVINAGDGRHAHPTQGLLDVFTIRHYKRDFSNLRVAIVGDILHSRVARSHIHALAILGVPEIRVIGPKTLLPTNVEGLGVHVYHDMRQGLKDVDVVMMLRLQNERMQGALLASAQEFFKYYGLTEEKLALAKPDAIVLHPGPMNRGVEIDSNVADGKQSVILPQVTFGIAIRMAVMSILGGN
- a CDS encoding dihydroorotase, whose product is MKIHIKGGRLIDPKHGVDAARDVYITAGRVVGIGELPNGWSANRTIDATGMVVCPGLVDLAARLREPGFEYKATLDSEMEAAVAGGVTSLACPPDTDPPLDEPGLVEMLKYRTKSLNGARVYPIGALTERLQGKRLTEMAELRDAGCVAFSQADAPFADNQVLFLALQYASTFGFAVWLRALDQALGRNGVAHDGQVATRLGLPAIPVCAETAALSIILLLARETGARVHLARISSAEGVDMIRRAKADGIKVTCDVAVHHAHLSEMDIGYFDPNCRVMPPFRSQRDRTALRLGLADGTIDALCSDHTPVDDDAKQLPFGEAEPGVTGLELLLPLSLKWAAESDLPLSTAISRITCDAARVLGIDAGHLAVGSAADVCIFDPERHWRVEPAALKSQGKNTPYLGYEMVGRVCYTLIDGQVVFEPANTRRHANGDAARRV